In one Diabrotica virgifera virgifera chromosome 5, PGI_DIABVI_V3a genomic region, the following are encoded:
- the LOC114328570 gene encoding zinc finger protein 91-like isoform X1, with translation MEVKQEISDETYKLEAEYNDDALSDGFKCEFKEESNRPSTQGEGTYDYLDFKEHSINTEIKQHENKLNPFEENQKNEKDFLQDNKTEIMKALTEHSSHGANHMNAEGKTSTQNMEVVTGKRPNKCVICLKRFSEASNLRAHLRTHSLEKRFKCEICLKQFTKKGNLKIHLKIHTGEKQFQCEICFKQFPLKCTLKKHLIVHTEEKPYKCEICFKQFTASSSLKDHLRLHTGKKPYECEICFKQFNQLGNLKDHLKVHTGEKPYKCEICFKQFSHKENLKKHLRVHTGEKPYNCEICFKKFSQLNILKGHLRMHTGEKQHKCEICFKQFSRKENLKTHLRVHTGEKPYKCEICFKQYTQPYDLKRHLRVHTGEKPYKCEKHHKCEICFKQFTRASDLKKHLRVHTGEKPHKCEICFKQFIQASSLKKHLRIHTEENKCAICFKQFSQKEHLKSHLRIHTGEKPHKCEICLKQFIEASNLKRHLKVHTGEKPYKCEICFKQFIEASHLKRHLKVHTGEKPYKCEICFKQFTAPSSLKDHLRLHTGEKPYKCEICFKQFIQLNNLKEHLRVHTGEKPYKCEICFKQFSLKENLKRHLRVHTGEKPYKCEICFKKFSQLNILKRHLRIHTGEKSHKCEICFKQFSHKEHLKKHLRVHTGEKTYKCEICFKQYTQPYDLKRHLRVHTGKKLYKCEICFNRFTTSSSLKSHLRIHTGEKPHKCEICVKQFIEASHLKKHLRVHTGEKPYKCEICIKRFTTSSSLKRHLRVHTGEKSHKCEICFKQFSHKEHLKKHLRVHTGEKTYKCEICFKQYTQPYDLKRHLRVHTGKQLYKCEICFNRFSTSSSLKSHLRIHTGEKPHKCEICVKQFIEASHLKKHLRVHTGEKPYKCEICIKRFTTSSSLKRHLRVHTGEKPYKCEFCIKRFTTSSSLKRHSRVHSGERP, from the coding sequence attttcttcaaGACAACAAAACGGAAATTATGAAGGCACTAACTGAACATTCATCTCATGGAGCAAATCATATGAATGCTGAAGGCAAAACATCAACTCAAAATATGGAAGTGGTAACGGGAAAAAGACCTAACAAATGTGTAATTTGTCTTAAACGGTTCAGTGAAGCAAGTAATTTAAGAGCACATTTGAGGACACACAGTCTTGAAAAACgttttaaatgtgaaatttgtttgaagcaattTACTAAAAAAGgtaatttgaaaatacatttgaaaaTACATACTGGTGAAAAGCAATttcaatgtgaaatttgttttaagcagtttccTCTTAAATgtactttgaaaaaacatttaataGTTCACACTGAGGAAAAACcctataagtgtgaaatttgttttaagcagtttactgcATCAAGTTCTTTGAAAGATCATTTAAGACTGCACACTGGGAAAAAACCCTacgagtgtgaaatttgtttcaagcaattCAATCAACTAGGTAATTTAAAAGACcatttgaaagtgcacactggggaaaaaccatacaaatgtgaaatttgttttaagcaatttagtcataaggaaaatttgaaaaaacatttaagagtacacactggggaaaaaccctacaattgtgaaatttgttttaagaaattttctCAACTAAATATTTTGAAAGGTCATTTAAggatgcacactggagaaaaacaacataagtgtgaaatttgttttaagcaatttagtcgtaaggaaaatttaaaaacacatttaagagtgcacactggggaaaaaccttacaagtgtgaaatttgttttaagcaatatACTCAACCATatgatttgaaaagacatttgagagtgcacactggagaaaaaccttacaagtgtgaaaaacaccataagtgtgaaatttgttttaaacaatttactcGAGCATCTgatttgaaaaagcatttgagagtgcacactggagaaaaacctcataagtgtgaaatttgttttaagcaattcaTTCAAGCAAGttctttaaaaaaacatttgagaatacacactgaAGAAAACAAGTGTgcaatttgttttaagcaatttagtcaaaaGGAACACTTGAAATcacatttgagaatacacactggagaaaaaccccataagtgtgaaatttgtttaaagcaatttattgaagcaagtaatttgaaaagacatttgaaagtgcacactggagaaaaaccctataagtgtgaaatttgttttaagcaatttattgaagcaagtcatttgaaaagacatttgaaagtgcacactggagaaaaaccctataagtgtgaaatttgttttaagcagtttactgcACCAAGTTCTTTGAAAGATCATTTAAGactgcacactggggaaaaaccctacaagtgtgaaatttgtttcaaacaATTTATTCAACTAAATAATTTAAaagaacatttgagagtgcacacggGGGAGAAACcatacaaatgtgaaatttgttttaagcaatttagtcttAAGGaaaatttgaaaagacatttgagagtgcacactggggaaaaaccctacaagtgtgaaatttgttttaagaaattttctcaactaaatattttgaaacgtcatttaaggatacacactggagaaaaatcccataagtgtgaaatttgttttaagcaatttagtcataAGGaacatttgaaaaaacatttaagagtgcacactggggaaaaaacttacaagtgtgaaatttgttttaaacaatatACTCAACCATatgatttgaaaagacatttgagagtgcacactggaaaaaaactttacaagtgtgaaatttgtttcaatcGATTTACTACATCAAGTTCTTTGAAATCACATTTAAGAatacacactggtgaaaaaccccataagtgtgaaatttgtgtTAAACAATTTATTGAAGCAAgtcatttgaaaaaacatttgagagtgcacactggagaaaaaccttacaagtgtgaaatttgtatCAAACGATTTACTACATCAAGttctttgaaaagacatttgagagtgcacactggagaaaaatcccataagtgtgaaatttgttttaagcaatttagtcataAGGaacatttgaaaaaacatttaagagtgcacactggggaaaaaacttacaagtgtgaaatttgttttaaacaatatACTCAACCATatgatttgaaaagacatttgagagtgcacactggaaaACAactttacaagtgtgaaatttgtttcaatcGATTTAGTACATCAAGTTCTTTGAAATCACATTTAAGAatacacactggtgaaaaaccccataagtgtgaaatttgtgtTAAACAATTTATTGAAGCAAgtcatttgaaaaaacatttgagagtgcacactggagaaaaaccttacaagtgtgaaatttgtatCAAACGATTTACTACATCAAGttctttgaaaagacatttgagagtgcacactggagaaaaaccttacaagtgtgaattTTGTATCAAACGATTTACTACATCAAGTTCTTTGAAAAGACATTCGAGAGTGCACAGTGGAGAAAGACCTTAg
- the LOC114328570 gene encoding zinc finger protein 91-like isoform X2, which translates to MKALTEHSSHGANHMNAEGKTSTQNMEVVTGKRPNKCVICLKRFSEASNLRAHLRTHSLEKRFKCEICLKQFTKKGNLKIHLKIHTGEKQFQCEICFKQFPLKCTLKKHLIVHTEEKPYKCEICFKQFTASSSLKDHLRLHTGKKPYECEICFKQFNQLGNLKDHLKVHTGEKPYKCEICFKQFSHKENLKKHLRVHTGEKPYNCEICFKKFSQLNILKGHLRMHTGEKQHKCEICFKQFSRKENLKTHLRVHTGEKPYKCEICFKQYTQPYDLKRHLRVHTGEKPYKCEKHHKCEICFKQFTRASDLKKHLRVHTGEKPHKCEICFKQFIQASSLKKHLRIHTEENKCAICFKQFSQKEHLKSHLRIHTGEKPHKCEICLKQFIEASNLKRHLKVHTGEKPYKCEICFKQFIEASHLKRHLKVHTGEKPYKCEICFKQFTAPSSLKDHLRLHTGEKPYKCEICFKQFIQLNNLKEHLRVHTGEKPYKCEICFKQFSLKENLKRHLRVHTGEKPYKCEICFKKFSQLNILKRHLRIHTGEKSHKCEICFKQFSHKEHLKKHLRVHTGEKTYKCEICFKQYTQPYDLKRHLRVHTGKKLYKCEICFNRFTTSSSLKSHLRIHTGEKPHKCEICVKQFIEASHLKKHLRVHTGEKPYKCEICIKRFTTSSSLKRHLRVHTGEKSHKCEICFKQFSHKEHLKKHLRVHTGEKTYKCEICFKQYTQPYDLKRHLRVHTGKQLYKCEICFNRFSTSSSLKSHLRIHTGEKPHKCEICVKQFIEASHLKKHLRVHTGEKPYKCEICIKRFTTSSSLKRHLRVHTGEKPYKCEFCIKRFTTSSSLKRHSRVHSGERP; encoded by the coding sequence ATGAAGGCACTAACTGAACATTCATCTCATGGAGCAAATCATATGAATGCTGAAGGCAAAACATCAACTCAAAATATGGAAGTGGTAACGGGAAAAAGACCTAACAAATGTGTAATTTGTCTTAAACGGTTCAGTGAAGCAAGTAATTTAAGAGCACATTTGAGGACACACAGTCTTGAAAAACgttttaaatgtgaaatttgtttgaagcaattTACTAAAAAAGgtaatttgaaaatacatttgaaaaTACATACTGGTGAAAAGCAATttcaatgtgaaatttgttttaagcagtttccTCTTAAATgtactttgaaaaaacatttaataGTTCACACTGAGGAAAAACcctataagtgtgaaatttgttttaagcagtttactgcATCAAGTTCTTTGAAAGATCATTTAAGACTGCACACTGGGAAAAAACCCTacgagtgtgaaatttgtttcaagcaattCAATCAACTAGGTAATTTAAAAGACcatttgaaagtgcacactggggaaaaaccatacaaatgtgaaatttgttttaagcaatttagtcataaggaaaatttgaaaaaacatttaagagtacacactggggaaaaaccctacaattgtgaaatttgttttaagaaattttctCAACTAAATATTTTGAAAGGTCATTTAAggatgcacactggagaaaaacaacataagtgtgaaatttgttttaagcaatttagtcgtaaggaaaatttaaaaacacatttaagagtgcacactggggaaaaaccttacaagtgtgaaatttgttttaagcaatatACTCAACCATatgatttgaaaagacatttgagagtgcacactggagaaaaaccttacaagtgtgaaaaacaccataagtgtgaaatttgttttaaacaatttactcGAGCATCTgatttgaaaaagcatttgagagtgcacactggagaaaaacctcataagtgtgaaatttgttttaagcaattcaTTCAAGCAAGttctttaaaaaaacatttgagaatacacactgaAGAAAACAAGTGTgcaatttgttttaagcaatttagtcaaaaGGAACACTTGAAATcacatttgagaatacacactggagaaaaaccccataagtgtgaaatttgtttaaagcaatttattgaagcaagtaatttgaaaagacatttgaaagtgcacactggagaaaaaccctataagtgtgaaatttgttttaagcaatttattgaagcaagtcatttgaaaagacatttgaaagtgcacactggagaaaaaccctataagtgtgaaatttgttttaagcagtttactgcACCAAGTTCTTTGAAAGATCATTTAAGactgcacactggggaaaaaccctacaagtgtgaaatttgtttcaaacaATTTATTCAACTAAATAATTTAAaagaacatttgagagtgcacacggGGGAGAAACcatacaaatgtgaaatttgttttaagcaatttagtcttAAGGaaaatttgaaaagacatttgagagtgcacactggggaaaaaccctacaagtgtgaaatttgttttaagaaattttctcaactaaatattttgaaacgtcatttaaggatacacactggagaaaaatcccataagtgtgaaatttgttttaagcaatttagtcataAGGaacatttgaaaaaacatttaagagtgcacactggggaaaaaacttacaagtgtgaaatttgttttaaacaatatACTCAACCATatgatttgaaaagacatttgagagtgcacactggaaaaaaactttacaagtgtgaaatttgtttcaatcGATTTACTACATCAAGTTCTTTGAAATCACATTTAAGAatacacactggtgaaaaaccccataagtgtgaaatttgtgtTAAACAATTTATTGAAGCAAgtcatttgaaaaaacatttgagagtgcacactggagaaaaaccttacaagtgtgaaatttgtatCAAACGATTTACTACATCAAGttctttgaaaagacatttgagagtgcacactggagaaaaatcccataagtgtgaaatttgttttaagcaatttagtcataAGGaacatttgaaaaaacatttaagagtgcacactggggaaaaaacttacaagtgtgaaatttgttttaaacaatatACTCAACCATatgatttgaaaagacatttgagagtgcacactggaaaACAactttacaagtgtgaaatttgtttcaatcGATTTAGTACATCAAGTTCTTTGAAATCACATTTAAGAatacacactggtgaaaaaccccataagtgtgaaatttgtgtTAAACAATTTATTGAAGCAAgtcatttgaaaaaacatttgagagtgcacactggagaaaaaccttacaagtgtgaaatttgtatCAAACGATTTACTACATCAAGttctttgaaaagacatttgagagtgcacactggagaaaaaccttacaagtgtgaattTTGTATCAAACGATTTACTACATCAAGTTCTTTGAAAAGACATTCGAGAGTGCACAGTGGAGAAAGACCTTAg